A stretch of Aedes aegypti strain LVP_AGWG chromosome 2, AaegL5.0 Primary Assembly, whole genome shotgun sequence DNA encodes these proteins:
- the LOC110673989 gene encoding mitochondrial basic amino acids transporter-like, with protein MALDFAAGCLGGCAGVLVGYPFDTVKVHLQTQDYRNPLYKGTLDCFRKIIAKESVRGLYRGMSSPMAGVAAVNAIVFGVYGNVQRRTANPDSLYSHFLAGSAAGLAQSFICSPMELIKTRLQLQENLPKGAFKYKGPLDCSRHIWRAEGCRGLFRGLGITAARDMPGFSSYFVAYELMVRSVANPSPFVILMAGGLAGTISWLFTFPIDVVKSRLQADGMSGKPKYNGIVDCLRKSHAEEGIAFLSRGLASTLLRAFPMNAVCFLVVSYVLKMFDEPNLSVELNPKEPLLMVQQPAGAVKVTLNKRHHEQHDHHILNIKQNTFRFLSFLGAFSEAVCCAEMDELAHDLHLNEDGGYYYAKLNEYLQSSNQEYCKRFPFLD; from the exons ATGGCACTCGACTTTGCTGCGGGATGTCTTGGAG GATGTGCCGGCGTCCTTGTTGGCTACCCGTTCGATACGGTCAAAGTCCACCTGCAAACTCAGGACTACCGGAACCCATTGTACAAAGGAACGCTGGACTGCTTCCGCAAAATCATTGCCAAAGAGAGTGTTCGTGGGCTCTATCGTGGAATGTCCAGCCCGATGGCTGGCGTGGCAGCAGTAAATGCTATTGTTTTTGGAGTTTACGGGAACGTACAGCGGCGAACTGCTAACCCTGATTCGCTGTATTCTCACTTTTTGGCCGGGAGTGCAGCAGGGTTGGCACAAAGCTTCATTTGCTCTCCGATGGAGTTGATCAAGACAAGACTACAGTTGCAGGAGAATCTACCGAAGGGAGCTTTCAAGTATAAAGGACCGTTGGATTGCTCGCGCCACATTTGGAGAGCCGAAGGATGTCGCGGGCTTTTCCGAGGATTGGGTATCACTGCAGCTCGCGATATGCCAGGTTTCTCAAGCTACTTTGTAGCGTATGAACTAATGGTGCGTTCGGTAGCAAATCCTTCGCCTTTTGTCATCTTGATGGCTGGTGGTCTCGCTGGAACCATATCTTGGCTGTTTACATTTCCCATAGATGTAGTAAAGTCTAGACTGCAAGCGGATGGCATGTCTGGTAAGCCAAAGTACAATGGAATTGTAGACTGCTTGCGAAAGAGTCACGCTGAAGAAGGCATCGCCTTTCTATCCCGAGGACTAGCGTCAACATTGCTACGAGCATTTCCCATGAATGCCGTTTGCTTCTTAGTTGTGTCATacgttttgaaaatgtttgacgAACCCAACCTAAGCGTGGAATTGAATCCAAAAGAACCTTTACTAATGGTACAACAACCAGCTGGAGCGGTCAAAGTGACGCTGAACAAACGACATCACGAACAACACGATCACCACATTCTGAACATCAAGCAAAATACATTCCGGTTTCTGAGCTTCCTTGGAGCATTTAGTGAAGCAGTTTGCTGCGCGGAAATGGATGAGCTGGCACACGATTTACACCTTAATGAAGACGGTGGCTATTACTATGCTAAACTTAACGAATACCTGCAAAGTTCCAACCAAGAGTACTGTAAAAGATTTCCATTTTTAGACTAG